One window of Acidobacteriota bacterium genomic DNA carries:
- a CDS encoding ATP-binding cassette domain-containing protein, with protein sequence MKLDDPDSVWFIDQGAVNLFLVEFKDGVEQAAPQHLMRRQPGRLLPGVAPDQRDNDDDTTLSLIAKGSPGTLLKRLPASLLSEVHPAELAEQIDTWLTAMTDTLSRFAVRLPRPTALAEPGLTQTLGPCTLSARRGVVWVSEPPSGASLFMDMVDRAELAEASGPREAMIPLTRTAWLTLFDEATLSGESTETLAKQGKLLPALASFHSVAFGMERLNRRLAVVDNANLERARTTSRHTAEKAARQRLFNIYDLPMDGDARVEDTALADALEIIGRYQGIDFRIPVRSGSSDSPVGLVDVLDASGVRARRVRFRAEGAWWRGDSTAMLAFRAEDGRPVALLPGMFGRYREIDPISKRSVRMTADRAGALGTEAWMFYRPLPSGSAKPADLLRMALRGSAVDMARLLIAGLPGGLIKLLPALALGFVANHIVAGGSAGTLYAVAVTLAGFGLLGALLHLLQSTAMMRLEGSSASRVEAAFWDRLMRLPPSILRRHPSGDLAMSGMTFQNLRDGIREIVADGLLSIIFLLPVFGLIFFYDSTLGVIALIFSLASLLVNLALGLRQIPPYGRMISATRRVAGRLFQIVGGIAKLRVDGAEGSAFAIWARDYREQKRAEIEVGALEGHSRAFGAALPFLAGGVLLFAVAAGDGRGVPVGDFLVVYIVFIAFQSAIARLGESFGTVAAMLPAFDQMRPLLAPVPETEVEGEPVEFLGGDILFDHVSLRYDPDGPLVLEDVTIHAGPGEFVAIAGESGAGKSTLFRLALGIDRPSAGAVYYDGRDLRHLNLKQVRRKIGAVPQSVGLHPQDLWDNLVSHHQEVATEEVWSAVRLAEIEKQIKSMPMGMMTMVGTSGAVLSGGESQRVTIARSVIGAPRIMLLDEATNWLDNECQAKVMQNLAALTSTRIVIAHRLSTLEQADRIYVLQAGRVVQNGSFKELMEVDGVFRELVKRQIA encoded by the coding sequence TTGAAACTCGACGACCCGGACAGCGTCTGGTTCATCGATCAAGGCGCCGTCAATCTCTTCCTGGTCGAGTTCAAGGACGGGGTGGAGCAGGCGGCGCCGCAGCACCTGATGCGCCGCCAACCGGGCCGGTTGCTGCCGGGTGTCGCACCGGACCAGCGAGACAACGACGACGACACCACGCTCAGCCTGATTGCCAAGGGATCGCCAGGCACGCTTCTGAAGCGCCTGCCGGCATCCTTGCTGTCCGAAGTTCATCCGGCAGAACTGGCGGAACAGATCGATACCTGGCTGACCGCCATGACCGACACCCTTTCGCGTTTTGCAGTCCGCCTTCCGCGACCGACCGCTCTGGCCGAACCCGGACTCACGCAGACCCTGGGCCCTTGTACGTTATCGGCACGGCGAGGCGTGGTATGGGTGTCGGAACCGCCGAGTGGCGCAAGCCTTTTCATGGACATGGTTGACCGGGCGGAGCTTGCCGAGGCAAGCGGCCCACGGGAAGCCATGATACCGCTGACGCGGACAGCCTGGCTCACCTTGTTCGACGAGGCAACACTCTCGGGCGAATCGACTGAAACACTGGCCAAGCAAGGCAAGCTGCTGCCGGCGCTCGCCTCCTTTCATTCGGTTGCTTTCGGCATGGAACGCCTCAACCGGCGATTGGCCGTGGTCGATAATGCCAATCTCGAACGCGCGCGCACAACCAGCCGCCACACGGCCGAAAAAGCCGCCCGGCAGCGGCTGTTCAATATTTATGACCTGCCGATGGACGGTGATGCCCGCGTGGAGGACACGGCTCTGGCGGATGCCCTGGAAATCATCGGCAGGTACCAGGGAATCGATTTCCGGATTCCAGTCCGTTCGGGATCTTCCGACTCTCCGGTGGGCCTGGTTGACGTTCTCGATGCGTCAGGAGTACGCGCCCGGCGGGTGAGATTCAGAGCCGAGGGCGCCTGGTGGCGCGGCGACAGCACCGCCATGCTGGCTTTCCGCGCCGAGGACGGCCGGCCGGTTGCGCTTTTGCCGGGAATGTTCGGACGCTACCGGGAAATCGACCCGATCAGCAAGCGCAGCGTTCGCATGACGGCCGATCGCGCCGGAGCTTTGGGGACGGAAGCCTGGATGTTCTATCGGCCATTGCCGTCGGGGAGCGCGAAGCCGGCAGACCTGCTGAGAATGGCTCTGCGTGGATCGGCCGTGGATATGGCGCGGTTGCTGATTGCGGGGCTTCCGGGAGGCCTGATCAAACTGCTGCCGGCACTGGCGCTAGGATTTGTCGCCAACCATATCGTGGCGGGTGGAAGCGCCGGAACGCTCTATGCCGTGGCCGTGACGCTGGCCGGGTTCGGTCTGCTCGGCGCGCTGCTGCACCTGCTTCAAAGCACAGCCATGATGCGGCTCGAGGGGAGCTCGGCCTCGCGGGTCGAAGCTGCCTTTTGGGACCGCCTCATGCGCCTCCCGCCAAGCATTCTGCGCCGCCACCCAAGCGGCGATCTGGCCATGTCGGGAATGACGTTCCAGAATCTTCGCGATGGCATACGAGAAATCGTCGCCGATGGCCTGCTGTCGATCATCTTTTTGCTTCCGGTTTTCGGCCTGATCTTCTTCTACGATTCCACCCTTGGGGTCATCGCTCTCATCTTCAGCCTGGCTTCCTTGCTGGTCAACCTGGCCCTTGGGTTGCGCCAGATTCCACCTTACGGGCGGATGATCAGCGCCACACGTCGCGTAGCCGGCCGGCTGTTCCAGATCGTAGGCGGAATCGCCAAGCTGCGGGTGGATGGCGCGGAAGGGTCGGCTTTCGCCATCTGGGCGCGGGATTATCGCGAGCAGAAACGGGCGGAGATTGAAGTCGGCGCACTGGAGGGACATTCGCGGGCATTCGGCGCCGCGCTCCCCTTTCTTGCCGGTGGGGTACTGCTTTTCGCGGTGGCTGCCGGGGACGGCCGCGGCGTCCCGGTCGGCGATTTCCTGGTCGTCTACATTGTATTCATCGCCTTCCAGTCCGCCATAGCCCGGCTGGGCGAGTCCTTCGGTACCGTTGCCGCCATGCTGCCGGCGTTCGATCAGATGCGTCCGCTGCTCGCCCCGGTTCCTGAAACCGAGGTCGAAGGAGAGCCGGTCGAATTTCTGGGCGGCGACATCCTGTTCGACCACGTTTCCCTTCGCTACGATCCCGACGGTCCTCTGGTTCTCGAGGATGTCACCATTCACGCCGGCCCTGGTGAATTCGTCGCGATTGCGGGCGAGTCGGGTGCGGGCAAGAGCACCCTGTTCCGCCTCGCGCTTGGAATCGACCGGCCATCGGCCGGCGCCGTGTATTACGATGGGCGTGATCTGAGGCACCTGAACCTGAAACAGGTGCGACGGAAAATCGGCGCGGTGCCGCAGTCGGTCGGACTCCATCCTCAGGACCTCTGGGACAACCTGGTCAGTCACCACCAGGAAGTGGCCACCGAAGAAGTATGGTCGGCGGTCCGGCTTGCCGAAATCGAAAAACAGATCAAGAGCATGCCCATGGGCATGATGACCATGGTCGGCACCAGCGGTGCCGTCCTTTCAGGCGGCGAGAGTCAGCGGGTCACCATCGCCCGCTCGGTGATCGGCGCCCCGCGAATCATGTTGCTTGACGAGGCAACCAACTGGCTGGACAACGAATGCCAGGCCAAGGTCATGCAGAACCTGGCTGCCCTGACCTCGACCCGGATCGTCATCGCCCACCGCTTGTCCACGCTGGAACAGGCTGACCGCATCTACGTGTTGCAGGCTGGAAGGGTTGTGCAAAACGGCTCCTTCAAGGAACTCATGGAGGTCGACGGGGTGTTCAGGGAGCTGGTCAAGAGGCAGATCGCCTGA
- a CDS encoding fatty acid desaturase, with translation MPQDTAMGKGLGPNKADVTPYIEPSIRNALPHYLPLGIFPLILVAAIYGGWWLLPAFLFMSVAGPLDRALGLDGRNMDPRNTPERRLLWHNLPVWTWAFLWPPTLIFGLWQILVANRFAIWEDVLLAIILTMEAQAVFVVGHELIHRRSAWERRLGEFLLASASYPQYATEHVYIHHAQVGTPHDVGSAPKGESFWRYFPKEVVSNLTNSWEAVRQRLARRRLPRWHYSNPFWRYGLAVAFWYGLVFWMSGILAVLVFAFLGLSCVFSMKISNYFQHYGLRRVRLPNGRWEKVMPRHSWSADWKFSNWMFFNMQRHADHHAVASRHYPLLQVRGADESPELPGTYADMMNIVLRPKRWFEKMDPLVDQWRKHFYPEIDDWSAYDSPISAARPDAFEAIVEIFGAAPRLARSIERNPELLDNLQDREFTDLDLPKGFGPNQEYETIARRGLTRLYWTHEMGVREMKDLIAELPTADAGESAEIVRNWSNDKAFQVGMHLVRGNLSPDEAKTALSHLAEASISTVLAAVVADVVDKVGPLRAGGVAAIFLGDLASREAYPGVAIDMLFVHDGRKIGENDRLCRRFRQALTDLAKDNLLFSPVRPDSNSLLALPLSELAEHSCSPASGKVPVLSRARCVFECGDSEIGRRFGEARREALAECGANESLIARLQVPSEDPAEPGVSAYLHMRGGLEDVERAARYLQLRSNGAGLDDPAPTAAAVFKGAGSEPLAQAAAMWRDLQGITSLIGEKGFDLAGARPKVKSLVANACGHEDFDALESLVTETASRAAAEIDRLQARA, from the coding sequence ATGCCGCAAGATACGGCCATGGGTAAAGGTTTGGGCCCGAACAAGGCCGACGTCACACCCTACATCGAGCCGTCAATTCGCAACGCCCTCCCGCACTATCTGCCACTGGGCATTTTCCCCTTGATTCTTGTCGCCGCCATCTATGGCGGCTGGTGGTTGTTGCCGGCCTTTCTCTTCATGAGCGTCGCGGGGCCGCTGGATCGCGCACTGGGTCTGGACGGGCGCAACATGGACCCGAGGAACACACCGGAACGCCGGCTGCTGTGGCACAACTTGCCGGTCTGGACCTGGGCGTTTCTGTGGCCACCGACCCTCATTTTCGGCCTCTGGCAAATCCTGGTCGCCAATCGGTTCGCCATCTGGGAAGACGTGCTCCTGGCGATCATCTTGACCATGGAAGCGCAGGCCGTATTCGTCGTCGGTCACGAACTGATTCATCGGCGTTCCGCCTGGGAACGGCGGCTCGGCGAATTCCTGCTCGCCTCTGCATCCTATCCGCAATATGCCACCGAGCATGTCTACATCCACCATGCCCAGGTCGGCACGCCCCATGACGTGGGATCGGCTCCAAAAGGAGAGAGCTTCTGGAGATATTTCCCCAAGGAAGTGGTAAGCAACCTCACCAATTCCTGGGAAGCCGTTCGACAACGCCTGGCGCGGCGACGTCTGCCCCGGTGGCACTACAGCAATCCCTTTTGGCGCTACGGCCTGGCGGTCGCCTTCTGGTATGGACTCGTGTTCTGGATGAGCGGGATCCTGGCGGTGCTGGTCTTTGCCTTCCTGGGGCTGAGCTGCGTCTTTTCCATGAAGATCAGCAACTACTTTCAACACTACGGTTTGCGCCGGGTCCGACTTCCCAACGGCCGCTGGGAAAAGGTGATGCCGCGCCATTCCTGGAGCGCCGACTGGAAGTTCAGCAACTGGATGTTCTTCAACATGCAGCGCCATGCCGATCACCATGCGGTGGCATCCCGCCACTATCCGCTGCTCCAGGTTCGCGGCGCCGATGAATCGCCGGAATTGCCGGGAACCTACGCCGACATGATGAACATCGTGCTGCGGCCGAAGCGCTGGTTCGAGAAAATGGATCCGTTGGTGGACCAGTGGCGCAAGCATTTCTATCCGGAAATCGATGACTGGAGCGCCTACGACAGCCCGATTTCCGCGGCCCGTCCCGACGCCTTCGAGGCAATCGTCGAAATCTTCGGCGCCGCCCCGCGACTCGCCAGATCGATCGAACGCAATCCGGAACTTCTCGACAACTTGCAGGACCGGGAGTTCACCGATCTCGACCTGCCGAAAGGATTCGGACCGAATCAGGAATACGAAACGATTGCCAGGCGCGGGCTTACCAGGCTTTATTGGACGCACGAAATGGGTGTCCGGGAAATGAAGGACCTGATCGCCGAACTGCCGACGGCCGATGCCGGGGAAAGCGCCGAAATCGTGCGAAACTGGTCCAACGACAAGGCATTTCAGGTCGGTATGCACCTCGTGCGGGGAAACCTGTCGCCGGACGAGGCAAAGACCGCGCTGTCCCATCTTGCCGAGGCTTCCATATCGACCGTGCTTGCCGCCGTGGTCGCGGATGTTGTCGACAAGGTCGGGCCGTTGCGGGCGGGTGGGGTGGCTGCCATATTCCTGGGCGATCTTGCCAGCCGGGAAGCCTATCCCGGAGTGGCGATCGACATGCTGTTCGTCCACGACGGACGGAAGATTGGCGAAAACGATCGTCTGTGCCGGCGCTTCCGACAAGCCCTGACCGACCTGGCAAAGGACAACCTCCTGTTCTCCCCCGTGCGGCCCGATTCGAATTCCCTTCTGGCGCTGCCGCTATCCGAACTGGCCGAGCATAGTTGCAGTCCTGCTTCCGGCAAGGTTCCCGTCCTGAGCAGGGCGCGCTGCGTGTTCGAGTGCGGCGATTCCGAAATCGGCCGCCGCTTCGGTGAAGCCCGGCGCGAAGCCCTGGCCGAATGCGGCGCCAACGAGTCTCTGATTGCCCGGTTGCAAGTGCCCTCGGAAGACCCCGCCGAGCCGGGCGTGTCCGCATACCTTCATATGCGCGGCGGGCTGGAGGATGTCGAAAGGGCCGCACGATACCTGCAGTTGAGGAGTAACGGAGCCGGTCTCGACGATCCGGCTCCGACCGCCGCAGCGGTGTTCAAGGGCGCCGGCTCCGAGCCGCTGGCTCAAGCCGCGGCCATGTGGCGGGACTTGCAGGGCATCACCAGCCTCATCGGCGAGAAAGGATTCGACCTGGCCGGGGCAAGGCCGAAGGTCAAGTCTCTTGTTGCCAACGCTTGCGGGCACGAGGATTTCGATGCGCTGGAGTCGCTGGTCACCGAAACCGCGTCCCGCGCTGCCGCCGAGATCGACAGGCTCCAGGCGCGCGCATGA
- a CDS encoding TOMM precursor leader peptide-binding protein yields the protein MPVRTDTEPRQGILVKTTPADLGPVELPALTPHLQFHPVGVQQTLLVSESFNTLLHGKLYSDLLPLLDGRRQQDTIVAALEGAHAAADVLAAIVSLSAKGYVVSGNHGMDRCRAAYWSSLGASPGWVEQRLVESRVAVEGDDGRLIRHLEASGAGMGTGDPGLTVIVCDDYLGAGLGEVNRRQLEAGKPWTLVRPRGMEALFGPVFRADGQGPCWDCLAFRLRGHREVHHFLRNVAGEESAFKPFATQPAVLEGLYGLIAAEIVKWLVLDEAAPMDRQAIALNVGTFASSHHRVMRRPQCPTCGDEGMRRPDRLPAPLCLKSSPKTHRNSGGARTVAPEVTLAKYRHLVSPTSGVVTWLKRTTDETDPWLHVYWAGANLGMRSRSLSSLRRSLRSKSAGKGSTREQSEVSALCEALERYSGARHGDEIRTRKRLAQFAGGEEAIHPNDVQLFSDHQLDNAESINAKGHPYNIVPARLDPDAAIDWTPVWSLTRQQHRYLPTSMLYSMPAEERGPSDLVADSNGCAAGNTLEEAILQGFYELAERDAFAIWWYNRLRVPAVDLVSFDDDYLASASDYYARWERSLWMLDVTSDIGIPTLVAISRRPDAQTEDIIYGAGAHSDPRIAALRAICELNQCLTWLPRPGRGDGRPMIDDPLALWWWKTARLADCSWLAPSAEEPLRQASQYSAIETTDTREDLEYCRALVEARGMEFLVLDQTRPDIGMPVVRVIVPGMRHFWARFAPGRLYDVPVTMGRRGQPLAEADLNPAPVVA from the coding sequence ATGCCAGTCCGGACGGACACGGAACCCCGACAGGGAATATTGGTCAAGACGACCCCCGCGGACCTGGGTCCGGTCGAGCTTCCCGCTCTTACCCCCCATCTGCAATTCCACCCTGTCGGCGTACAGCAGACCCTGCTGGTTTCCGAATCGTTCAATACCCTTCTGCACGGCAAGCTGTACTCCGATCTGCTGCCGTTGCTCGACGGCCGGCGCCAGCAAGACACGATTGTGGCGGCGCTTGAGGGAGCCCACGCCGCCGCCGATGTTCTTGCCGCCATCGTTTCGCTCTCTGCCAAGGGCTATGTCGTCTCCGGCAACCATGGCATGGACCGATGCCGGGCGGCCTACTGGTCGTCGCTCGGCGCCTCGCCAGGCTGGGTCGAACAACGGTTGGTGGAATCGCGCGTCGCAGTTGAAGGTGACGACGGCCGCCTCATCCGGCATCTGGAAGCGAGCGGCGCCGGCATGGGGACCGGCGATCCCGGGCTCACCGTCATTGTCTGCGACGATTACCTCGGAGCAGGCCTTGGGGAAGTGAATCGGCGCCAGCTCGAGGCGGGAAAGCCCTGGACGCTGGTGCGGCCGCGTGGCATGGAAGCGCTGTTCGGCCCCGTCTTTCGCGCCGACGGACAAGGACCCTGCTGGGACTGCTTGGCTTTCCGCCTGCGCGGCCATCGGGAAGTTCACCATTTTTTGCGCAACGTTGCCGGCGAGGAGTCCGCCTTCAAGCCCTTCGCAACTCAACCCGCGGTTCTTGAAGGGCTGTACGGCTTGATCGCCGCGGAAATTGTCAAGTGGCTGGTGCTGGATGAGGCGGCCCCGATGGACCGACAGGCGATCGCGTTGAACGTCGGCACGTTCGCAAGTTCGCACCATCGGGTCATGCGCCGGCCTCAGTGCCCGACCTGCGGCGACGAAGGGATGCGCCGGCCGGATCGGCTTCCGGCCCCGCTGTGTCTGAAATCCAGTCCCAAGACCCATCGCAACAGCGGCGGCGCGCGCACGGTGGCGCCCGAAGTCACCCTGGCGAAATACCGCCACCTGGTGAGCCCGACCAGCGGTGTCGTCACCTGGCTCAAGCGTACTACCGATGAGACCGATCCCTGGCTGCATGTCTACTGGGCCGGCGCCAATCTCGGCATGAGAAGCCGGAGCCTGAGCTCGCTGAGGCGCAGTCTGCGCAGCAAGAGCGCCGGCAAGGGCAGCACACGAGAGCAATCCGAGGTCAGCGCCCTGTGCGAGGCGCTGGAGCGCTATTCGGGCGCCCGTCATGGAGACGAGATCCGCACCCGCAAGCGACTCGCCCAGTTCGCCGGGGGAGAAGAGGCCATCCATCCCAACGATGTCCAGCTCTTCAGCGACCATCAGCTTGACAACGCGGAGAGCATCAACGCCAAGGGCCACCCCTACAACATCGTCCCGGCGCGTCTCGATCCCGACGCCGCCATAGACTGGACACCGGTATGGTCGCTGACCCGGCAGCAGCATCGCTACCTGCCCACCTCCATGCTCTACAGCATGCCGGCCGAAGAGCGCGGTCCCTCGGACCTGGTCGCCGATTCCAACGGCTGCGCCGCCGGCAATACCCTGGAAGAAGCCATCCTGCAGGGCTTCTATGAACTGGCCGAGCGCGATGCCTTCGCCATCTGGTGGTACAACCGGCTGCGCGTGCCGGCGGTCGACCTCGTCAGCTTCGACGACGATTACCTGGCATCGGCCTCCGACTACTACGCCCGCTGGGAGCGGAGTCTATGGATGCTCGACGTCACCTCCGATATCGGCATTCCCACCTTGGTTGCGATCTCGCGCAGACCGGACGCCCAAACCGAGGACATCATCTACGGCGCCGGCGCCCACTCCGACCCGCGCATAGCGGCCCTGCGCGCCATTTGCGAATTGAACCAGTGCCTTACCTGGCTGCCGCGCCCCGGGAGGGGCGACGGGCGGCCCATGATCGACGATCCTCTGGCGCTTTGGTGGTGGAAGACCGCTAGACTGGCTGATTGCTCCTGGCTGGCGCCTTCGGCAGAAGAACCTCTCCGCCAGGCTTCGCAGTATTCGGCGATTGAAACGACGGACACGCGCGAAGACCTGGAATATTGCCGCGCGCTGGTGGAAGCCAGGGGAATGGAATTCCTGGTGCTGGATCAGACCCGGCCCGACATCGGCATGCCGGTGGTGCGAGTCATCGTTCCGGGCATGCGCCATTTCTGGGCAAGATTCGCGCCCGGGCGCCTCTACGACGTTCCGGTCACCATGGGCCGCCGCGGGCAACCTCTCGCTGAAGCCGATTTGAATCCCGCACCGGTAGTCGCATGA
- a CDS encoding NHLP leader peptide family RiPP precursor encodes MRSGDQMLQQIVEKSALDADFRQQLLADPKTTISEELGITIPDSMNIKVHESDMQTVHLALPPDPNITEEQLEAVSAGLCCCW; translated from the coding sequence ATGAGAAGCGGCGATCAAATGCTGCAGCAGATTGTTGAGAAGTCCGCCCTGGATGCGGATTTCAGGCAACAGCTTCTCGCTGACCCCAAGACGACCATCAGCGAGGAATTGGGCATCACGATTCCCGATTCGATGAACATCAAGGTCCACGAGAGCGACATGCAGACGGTGCATCTCGCCTTGCCGCCGGATCCGAACATTACCGAGGAACAGCTCGAGGCCGTCTCAGCCGGTCTTTGTTGCTGCTGGTAA
- a CDS encoding family 10 glycosylhydrolase, whose product MNSQDAPGRGTVGRRQFLQAAAMVSGASAALSSLKAAPPGSAAASSESGEAIYLTDLGRCRPASVLSRKPRRNRWRLLDYQTDRLKGTMLVAGQNTAAPPVTCPLDRKGWHAIYFGIRSYGYNEDNTRLLVRLKTDSAFSLISHRSNPSRRYRVDDVYWKAADLTGQDIVMGQWTSRVVPDDPGSVGNPSHGAWVAYIKLVPLSEEAVRRLKEEREGGKNRRLWAHNDAWSYHYSFRPVSVADIRREVEPFRHTDFSRLYWEAASGDRCNYFTRIGMMPSDDWIEDPYRVGDRLAAESWRTLRRKNIDPFRVALEACHGAGLEFHAAYRTAGFHFPVPHREWNSRGFYDRHPEWRGVDRRGRNTPRLSYAYPEVRRFVVSILQEVAGYPVDGVCLLYNRRPPLVEYEPPVVEGFKSRYGMDPTGLDPKDARWLSYRATFLTRFMREVRQAMDEAAREQNREKPIQVTAIVMSSREENLYYAMDVEGWVREGLVDAIIPYTSVTGLNSGAVSWMDPGDARFFQRITRGTSCRLALNLMPRQVDAEDYRKRAHALYEAGIDHLFFWDTNSRNDFSTSWNALRRLGQREDLQSWVRQGSPGLERPGSTLTRLGDWDLSYMTPG is encoded by the coding sequence ATGAACAGCCAAGACGCCCCCGGGCGGGGAACAGTGGGCCGCCGCCAGTTCCTGCAGGCAGCGGCCATGGTATCGGGCGCTTCCGCGGCCCTGTCGTCCTTGAAGGCTGCGCCACCCGGGTCCGCGGCAGCCTCCTCGGAATCGGGAGAAGCGATCTACCTCACCGACCTGGGGCGTTGCCGGCCGGCGTCGGTGCTTTCCCGCAAACCACGGAGAAATCGCTGGAGACTCCTGGACTACCAGACCGATCGATTGAAAGGGACCATGCTGGTTGCCGGACAGAACACGGCGGCGCCTCCGGTAACTTGTCCCCTGGACCGGAAGGGTTGGCACGCCATCTATTTCGGCATTCGATCCTACGGCTACAACGAGGACAACACCCGGCTGCTGGTGCGCTTGAAGACGGACAGCGCCTTCTCCCTGATATCCCACCGCTCGAATCCGAGCCGGAGGTACCGCGTCGACGACGTCTATTGGAAGGCGGCCGACCTGACGGGCCAGGACATCGTCATGGGGCAATGGACCTCCCGGGTGGTCCCCGATGATCCCGGCTCGGTGGGCAATCCCTCCCACGGAGCCTGGGTGGCCTACATCAAGCTGGTGCCCTTGTCCGAGGAGGCAGTCCGGCGCTTGAAGGAGGAGCGGGAAGGCGGCAAGAACCGGCGGCTCTGGGCCCACAACGATGCCTGGAGCTATCACTACTCCTTTCGACCCGTCAGCGTGGCCGACATCCGGCGTGAGGTCGAGCCCTTTCGCCACACCGATTTCTCCAGGCTGTACTGGGAAGCCGCCTCCGGGGATCGCTGCAACTACTTCACCAGGATCGGGATGATGCCCTCGGACGACTGGATCGAGGATCCCTACCGGGTCGGGGACCGGCTGGCCGCGGAGAGCTGGCGCACCCTGCGGCGGAAGAATATCGATCCCTTTCGGGTGGCCCTGGAGGCTTGCCATGGGGCCGGCCTGGAGTTTCACGCCGCCTACCGGACGGCCGGGTTCCACTTCCCGGTTCCGCACCGGGAGTGGAACAGTCGCGGGTTTTACGATCGCCATCCCGAGTGGCGGGGGGTGGATCGCCGGGGTCGCAATACTCCTCGCCTTTCCTACGCCTACCCGGAAGTCCGGCGGTTCGTGGTCTCCATCCTGCAGGAAGTCGCCGGTTATCCCGTCGACGGAGTCTGTCTTCTCTACAATCGGCGCCCGCCGCTGGTGGAATACGAGCCTCCCGTAGTCGAGGGCTTCAAATCCCGGTACGGAATGGATCCAACCGGGCTGGATCCGAAAGACGCCCGTTGGCTTTCCTACCGCGCCACCTTTCTGACCCGGTTCATGCGGGAGGTCCGCCAGGCCATGGATGAGGCGGCCCGCGAGCAGAACCGGGAAAAGCCGATCCAGGTCACGGCCATCGTGATGAGCAGCCGGGAGGAGAACCTCTACTACGCCATGGACGTGGAAGGCTGGGTTCGGGAGGGACTGGTGGACGCCATCATCCCCTACACCTCAGTGACGGGATTGAACAGCGGCGCCGTTTCCTGGATGGACCCCGGCGACGCTCGGTTCTTTCAGCGGATCACCCGAGGCACCTCCTGCCGGTTGGCGCTCAACCTCATGCCGCGTCAGGTGGATGCGGAGGATTACCGCAAACGGGCTCACGCCCTCTACGAGGCGGGCATCGACCACCTGTTCTTCTGGGACACAAACTCCCGCAACGACTTCAGCACCTCCTGGAACGCCTTGCGGCGCCTGGGCCAACGCGAGGATCTTCAGTCCTGGGTTCGCCAGGGCTCTCCCGGGCTGGAGCGCCCGGGAAGCACTCTCACCAGGCTCGGAGACTGGGATCTTTCCTACATGACCCCGGGTTGA